In Bacteroidota bacterium, the genomic stretch TCAATCGTTCAAACAAATCCTCACTGTCTTCATTATCTTTGACTTCATACCAGATTATTTTTGAATAACTTAAGAATTTGGATTGGAATTCTGCGTCATCCAATGGTTTCCCACTGTGTTGATCATGATAATTACGCTCCCAGTCTCTTATGGTCTGATACGCCTTGGAAATATGATAAAAATCGATGTTTCTTTTATTTATGTCCACCGTAACATCATCACTATTGACTTTTATTCCCTGAAGAAATTTGACACAATCTTCCCGAGTTTCATAATCGATTTTAAATAAATTCTTCTTTTGGCGCCCTGTCCAAAATTCGTTAATATATTTCAATATCAAGTAAATAGTTGTCAGACGTTGTTGCCCATCAATTACTTCATACCATTCACCTTCCATCAATCTGTCCGATGCAGAATCTGTTTTTAATTTTTTGAGTACGATTGGCTGGAGGCAGTAAAAAGTTTTTTTATCATGTTTTCCTGGCACTTCACGAGGGACAAAAGAGTCAATATCATCCAGTAGTTGTTCCACCTGCTGAGATGTCCAGCGATACCCTCGCTGGTAGTGGCGGATGAAAAATTTGTTCTCTAAAAGCTCTGAAATTGCTTTTGGTTTTAACACATTACTGTCGATATTTTCCATAATCAGTTCTCCCTACCCACCTGCTATTCATTTTTTTATTCCACCATTGATTAAAGTAACCGGAATGGCTTACCCAATTGAATCGCCGAAGAGCATAAAAAGACGAGCGAAGTTACTTAAACAAGGTTAAATTATATATATAAAAAATAAATAGCAAGCATTCTTTCAAGGGAGGTATGTTAAAGAAACCCCATTGATACATGATCTTCAAAGTCCCATCCATGTTGGGTAAAAGGCCTGTAACAGATTTATAATAGCAGCCCTATTAACCTCTTTCCAAATGAGTAGGGATTCATATAATGGCCGTTGAAAAGGAATACGTCAAAAAAGAGACACACATAATCGCTTTAAACAAATATTCACTGGTTAACTTTGTAAAAGAAGTTAACCAGTTTGTGCAGCTATAAAATTGAAAATATCCCGCATGTAGTTTTTATAATTTTCGCATAAAAGACAATAAAATTTTGAAGTTCAAAGAGGAGAGCAATCTGTCTATCTATGTTCGCTACAAGCCTTCAATCCAAAGGCGTTGACTTCTAAGAAGAGCGTTTAATCGATTGTTGCATGCCATCAGTATTTTGGGTGCATACAGATTTGCAACAAATCGATTAAATGTAAGAACTGAATTTGAATAAAACGGAGAAAGCTGAGAAAAAAAAGACGCAAAAATACTTACTACGGGTATTGTATGCTCCTTACAAATGCCGCGTCCGACGTACGCGCCCATCTAAGTGGTCGTGAAGTTTCAACTGGTCTCTTCCTTCCAGTCACTAAGTGGGAACAAGACTGGCGAACTTCCTCGGACTTTAACAGTATCTCAGACCAGTAAATAAATAATTACATGTGCATAATTAAAAAGTCAATTCATCCTTAAAAATTTTCCACAAATCGGCTCGGTTTAGGTGATGTGATTATGACCAAAGGCTTTGGCAAATCAGTTTTTTTAAATGCCTTTAAAACTTTATGCTACTTTACAATATGCCGAGGCCGCTTCCGCGCAGCGGTTCAGTTCTTTTGGCAATGTTGCCTGGTATCAAAATCCGACCGGAGGGTACTTGTATTCATAGGGCGGGCTTTTTTTAAAATATCAATAGACACAACATATTGGGGTGGGAAAAAAATATCCTTGATCAATCAATA encodes the following:
- a CDS encoding DUF262 domain-containing protein — translated: MENIDSNVLKPKAISELLENKFFIRHYQRGYRWTSQQVEQLLDDIDSFVPREVPGKHDKKTFYCLQPIVLKKLKTDSASDRLMEGEWYEVIDGQQRLTTIYLILKYINEFWTGRQKKNLFKIDYETREDCVKFLQGIKVNSDDVTVDINKRNIDFYHISKAYQTIRDWERNYHDQHSGKPLDDAEFQSKFLSYSKIIWYEVKDNEDSEDLFERLNIGKIPLTNAELTKALFLSEDSFKELGHEEKRLRHFEIALLWDEMEHKLNDQDMKFWSFITNKKRADYDTKIELILELMAGKSDDEKDPLFTFLHFSRQKSLSEIWSNIELFYHTLLEWNSNRDLY